The following coding sequences lie in one Yamadazyma tenuis chromosome 3, complete sequence genomic window:
- the PPN1 gene encoding Endopolyphosphatase (EggNog:ENOG503NVEG; BUSCO:EOG09262645; COG:I), with the protein MLKLIAPVLALYLWACSVTAPGLTASEVRLEAAAASDLQALNLTVRNPIAVNNQVIHGRFLHITDIHPDEFYRPGSSPDKMCHGGHGDAGRYGDAILGCDSPLELMNQTFEWINTHLKDKIDFIVWTGDNIRHDNDRNFPRTEMNIFDMNEHVSGSLYELFKNPDTSNPRNLVVDLIPSLGNNDVYPHNLFAPGPTLQTREMYKIWSHFIPQNQLHIFNRGAYFFREVVPGQLAVVSINTLYLFRSNPLVDNCDRRKDPGYKLFEWLGVVLKEMRARGMKVWLTGHVPPNEKNYDISCLRKYIIWSYEYRDVIIGGLYGHMNIDHFIPLDSRAAYRSLAGSGKVSVADWDGDESDDDDDDVDLVQQPPMRIAGGTPLNKVRYMDSVRSDVYGKIAKRRKSGPHGDRYTVAHVTASVIPTFNPGLRVWEYNTTGLASMLNNQPASANWDQFFAGVDRHMAYLDTVDDVDHTRGVSMFDYFSSRKDNTLPPKKPADIPVGPAYTPQTFTPLRYTQYYVDLASVNAGKKPFGYEHEYSTDDRTYHMESLLVENWLSLGRSLAAPVKNPVKAGDDPALAQLWDTFLAHSFVDSDYENLGYG; encoded by the coding sequence ATGCTCAAGCTCATAGCACCGGTGCTAGCGCTCTACCTCTGGGCGTGCTCGGTCACCGCACCCGGACTCACGGCATCCGAGGTCCGCCTCGAGGCCGCCGCCGCCAGCGACCTCCAGGCCCTCAACCTCACGGTGCGTAACCCCATCGCCGTAAACAACCAAGTCATTCATGGCCGTTTCCTCCACATCACCGACATCCACCCAGATGAGTTCTACCGGCCCGGAAGCAGCCCCGACAAGATGTGCCACGGCGGCCACGGCGACGCCGGACGGTACGGTGATGCCATTTTGGGCTGTGATTCTCCTCTCGAACTCATGAACCAAACATTTGAATGGATAAACACCCACCTTAAGGACAAAATCGACTTCATCGTGTGGACCGGCGACAACATCCGCCACGACAACGACCGGAACTTCCCGCGGACAGAAATGAACATCTTTGATATGAACGAGCACGTCAGTGGGAGTTTGTACgagcttttcaagaatCCTGACACTTCCAACCCCCGtaatttggtggtggacctCATCCCATCCTTGGGCAACAATGACGTGTACCCGCACAACTTGTTTGCCCCCGGTCCCACGCTTCAGACCCGGGAGATGTATAAGATCTGGTCGCATTTCATCCCCCAGAACCAGCTCCATATCTTCAACCGAGGAGCATATTTTTTCCGGGAGGTGGTACCAGGCCAATTGGCGGTGGTGTCGATCAACACCCTCTACCTCTTCCGGTCCAACCCCTTGGTGGACAATTGTGACCGCCGTAAGGACCCAGGATATAAATTATTCGAGTGGTTGggagtggtgttgaaggagatgCGAGCCCGTGGCATGAAGGTGTGGTTGACGGGTCATGTGCCACCCAATGAGAAGAACTATGACATCAGCTGCTTGCGCAAGTACATCATCTGGAGCTATGAGTATCGTGATGTGattattggtggtttgTACGGGCATATGAACATCGACCACTTTATTCCCTTGGACTCGCGGGCCGCGTACCGGTCGTTGGCGGGGCTGGGCAAGGTTTCTGTCGCCGACTGGGACGGCGACGAGAgcgacgacgacgacgacgacgtGGATTTGGTACAGCAGCCCCCGATGCGTATCGCCGGCGGCACTCCGCTCAACAAGGTGCGGTACATGGACTCGGTCCGCAGCGACGTCTACGGGAAAATCGCCAAGCGCCGCAAGAGTGGGCCCCACGGTGACCGCTACACGGTGGCACACGTGACGGCGTCGGTGATCCCGACCTTTAACCCTGGTTTACGGGTGTGGGAGTATAACACCACCGGCTTGGCATCGATGTTGAATAACCAGCCGGCCTCCGCCAACTGGGACCAGTTCTTCGCGGGCGTGGACCGGCACATGGCATACCTTGACACCGTGGACGACGTGGACCACACCCGCGGGGTGTCCATGTTTGACTACTTTTCCAGCAGAAAAGATAACACGCTTCCACCCAAAAAGCCTGCCGACATCCCCGTAGGCCCGGCCTACACGCCACAGACGTTCACGCCGTTGCGGTACACGCAATACTACGTGGACCTAGCTAGCGTCAACGCCGGCAAAAAGCCTTTTGGCTATGAGCATGAATATAGCACAGACGACCGCACTTACCATATGGAAAGTCTCTTGGTGGAAAATTGGCTCCTGTTGGGCCGCAGTCTCGCGGCACCCGTCAAGAATCCTGTCAAGGCAGGAGACGATCCGGCTCTTGCCCAGTTGTGGGACACGTTCTTGGCCCATAGTTTTGTCGACTCGGACTATGAGAATTTAGGTTACGGCTAG
- a CDS encoding uncharacterized protein (EggNog:ENOG503NUI0; COG:Q): protein MTSGEYQIKEEPACTPRKIKVIVIGAGASGLNFAREVYNNIPSCELALYDKNPSIGGTWFENRYPGVACDIPSVNYQFTWAPSTDWKTYYSSGPEILKYFKKVAKEHGLEKDVHLNCRVVGAYWNEDNKQWDVTIQRNDDPNDTFTDSAEVLINATGVLNKWKWPDIKGLESFKGPRLHSANWDTSLSLEGKTVGVIGSGSSAVQIIPNILPKVKSLTQFVRSRFWITAGFAQKFAGPKGANFKYSDEQIQVLQKDPKKYLTYRKNIESDLNKRFRSVLRGGKEQNEARAYAENEMKEKLASKPEIAEKVIPQDFGVGCRRPTPGNGFLEALCDEKSNLVFSDIDEINETGLRTKDGEQHDFDVLICATGFDVSWIPHFPLVGRQGKDLREEWKDAPDTYLSVAVPHFPNYLTFMGPYAPYAHGSILPMTEAIAKNFIQLVQRIATESVTSFDPKPEAVDDFRTQRKTFLERTIWNDPCRSWFKQSNKAGELMMWPGSRVHFFEIMSKPRWEDYHLTYENDNRFAYFGNGFHVREFDNRDLSWYLGLLDGKDEEPDYTDEMIKDFIVSEV from the coding sequence ATGACTCTGGGTGAATACCAAattaaagaagaacctgCTTGCACTCCAAGAAAAATCAAGGTTATTGTCATCGGGGCCGGAGCCTCTGGCCTTAACTTTGCCAGGGAAGTCTACAATAACATTCCCTCCTGTGAATTAGCTCTTTACGACAAAAACCCTTCCATTGGTGGTACTTGGTTCGAAAACAGATACCCTGGTGTTGCATGCGATATTCCCTCTGTCAATTACCAGTTTACCTGGGCCCCCAGCACAGACTGGAAGACTTACTATTCGTCAGGACCTGAAATTTTGAAGTACTTCAAAAAGGTTGCAAAGGAACACGGCTTGGAAAAAGACGTCCATCTCAATTGCAGAGTTGTGGGAGCTTATTGGAATGAAGACAATAAGCAGTGGGATGTCACTATTCAAAGAAACGACGATCCTAATGACACTTTTACCGACTCAGCCGAAGTGTTGATCAATGCTACTGGtgtgttgaacaagtgGAAGTGGCCAGATATTAAGGGCTTGGAATCGTTCAAAGGTCCCAGACTCCATAGTGCCAATTGGGACACCTCATTGAGTTTGGAAGGAAAAACCGTGGGAGTTATTGGATCAGGATCCTCAGCCGTCCAGATCATTCCCAACATCTTACCCAAGGTCAAGCTGTTGACACAGTTTGTCAGAAGTAGATTCTGGATCACTGCTGGTTTTGCTCAGAAGTTCGCCGGCCCCAAGGGTGCTAATTTCAAGTACTCCGATGAACAAATACAGGTATTGCAGAAGGATCCcaagaagtacttgaccTACAGAAAGAACATCGAATCTGATCTCAATAAGCGGTTTAGGTCGGTTCTCCGTGGAGGAAAGGAGCAGAACGAGGCCAGGGCCTATGCTGAGAACGAGATGAAGGAGAAGTTGGCCTCCAAGCCTGAAATCGCTGAGAAAGTCATCCCCCAGGATTTCGGTGTTGGGTGCCGTCGTCCTACTCCTGGAAATGGGTTCTTAGAAGCGTTGTGCGATGAGAAGAGCAACTTGGTTTTCAGTGACATCGACGAGATCAACGAAACTGGATTACGGACCAAGGACGGAGAGCAGCACGACTTCGATGTGTTGATCTGTGCCACCGGGTTTGATGTGTCTTGGATCCCTCACTTTCCTTTGGTGGGAAGACAAGGTAAGGATCTTCGTGAAGAATGGAAAGATGCTCCAGACACCTATTTATCGGTAGCCGTGCCACACTTCCCCAACTACTTGACATTCATGGGACCATACGCTCCGTATGCCCATGGATCGATCTTGCCTATGACCGAAGCCAttgccaaaaacttcattcaacttgtGCAAAGAATTGCAACCGAGTCGGTCACCTCATTTGATCCAAAACCTGAAGCCGTGGACGATTTCAGAACCCAGAGAAAGACTTTCTTGGAGCGGACAATCTGGAACGACCCATGCCGGTCTTGGTTCAAGCAGAGTAACAAGGCTGGtgagttgatgatgtggCCCGGATCTCGGGTTCATTTCTTTGAGATCATGCTGAAGCCAAGATGGGAAGACTACCACTTGACTTATGAAAACGACAACCGATTTGCGTATTTTGGAAACGGTTTCCATGTCAGGGAGTTTGACAACCGTGACTTAAGTTGGTACTTGGGGTTGTTAGATGGTAAGGACGAAGAGCCTGACTACACTGATGAGATGATCAAGGATTTCATTGTCCTGGAAGTTTAG
- a CDS encoding uncharacterized protein (EggNog:ENOG503P85D; COG:O), with the protein MHLDLHRNILENLKSLDELKKTLEELRALKGLSVRQDLQSIPPEPANSPLQNTPPQLINDCLHQYWTKFDPCFPIVHRGSFVLPDSYDDDWLVNVMCAIGARYLPEHRHLSCQLYEYITNKSDPFPEHPQLQELQAILLVIYIGIYSGDNSWFKKSFRIYSRLVEFCRESGLFQFNPHDNCDKDWNSFVLTEGRKRFAYGLYLFDSQSAVLFNYPPSLSHYEIKHKLPCCESLWEATTGSEWQSRLHYSPLTQIPHFFKGLQEVLMFGSISGTISSFGAMILLSAVHIMVRNMAQYAGFHAGFKEMSSFHVQDAFTRRSQLGSALNCLRSLLPKKLEPHDIFDMWDEFSVTWNLAYIHLHLPDTVITSGVVEVTLNETIATASALARPQPKSPPGTALLSNDFSKSVYQVLSLTASHIAYFLETFMVDQLETSPVFTFMFYKAALVAWQILNAFKNVSLDGSKQEEKTPEELFGAPISNAQKDYMMKRLVDDMLSRIQSERYEDIRTGFFEKWVESVLESKSTWGVGGCAAASFTSLVSDPNL; encoded by the exons ATGCATTTAGATCTCCATCGAAA CATCTTGGAGAATCTCAAGTCGCTTGACGAGCTTAAGAAAACGCTCGAAGAACTTCGTGCTCTCAAGGGCCTCAGCGTCCGTCAGGACCTTCAGTCCATACCACCCGAACCGGCCAATTCTCCGTTGCAAAACACCCCACCACAATTGATTAACGACTGCCTCCACCAGTACTGGACCAAGTTCGACCCGTGCTTCCCCATTGTCCACCGCGGTAGCTTTGTGCTTCCGGACAGCTATGACGACGACTGGTTGGTCAATGTCATGTGTGCCATCGGTGCTAGGTACCTTCCCGAACACCGGCACCTTTCGTGTCAACTCTATGAgtacatcaccaacaagcTGGACCCGTTTCCAGAGCATCCCCAGCTCCAGGAGCTCCAGGCCATCTTGTTGGTAATATATATCGGCATATACTCTGGGGACAACAGTTGGTTCAAAAAATCCTTTCGCATCTACTCACGATTAGTCGAGTTCTGTCGAGAATCGGGACTTTTCCAGTTTAATCCCCACGATAACTGTGACAAGGACTGGAACTCTTTTGTGCTTACAGAAGGCCGTAAAAGGTTTGCGTACGGACTTTATTTGTTTGATTCCCAATCGGCTGTGCTCTTTAATTACCCACCGTCTCTCTCGCACTATGAAATCAAGCACAAACTTCCGTGCTGTGAGTCCCTTTGGGAGGCAACCACCGGTTCTGAGTGGCAGCTGCGTCTCCACTACCTGCCATTGACACAGATCccccatttcttcaaaggCTTGCAAGAGGTGTTGATGTTTGGGCTGATATCAGGCACCATTCTGTCGTTTGGTGCGATGATACTCTTGCTGGCCGTTCATATCATGGTGCGTAACATGGCACAATACGCTGGGTTTCATGCTGGGTTTAAGGAAATGTCCTCCTTCCATGTCCAGGATGCTTTTACTCGCAGGTCACAGTTGGGGTCTGCTTTGAACTGTTTGCGGTCATTACTTCCGAAGAAACTAGAGCCTCACGACATCTTCGACATGTGGGACGAGTTTTCCGTCACCTGGAACCTTGCATACATTCACCTTCATCTCCCAGACACCGTGATAACATCGGGAGTGGTGGAAGTGACGTTGAATGAAACAATTGCAACCGCCTCGGCCCTTGCCAGACCCCAGCCAAAATCGCCTCCAGGAACAGCCTTGTTGAGCAACGACTTCAGCAAAAGTGTCTACCAGGTGCTATCCCTAACTGCAAGCCACATAGCATATTTCCTCGAGACATTCATGGTGGACCAGCTTGAAACGTCTCCTGTGTTCACATTCATGTTCTACAAAGCGGCATTAGTAGCATGGCAGATCCTCAATGCTTTCAAGAACGTAAGTTTGGACGGGTCCAAGCAAGAGGAAAAGACTCCAGAGGAGTTATTTGGTGCTCCCATCAGCAACGCCCAAAAGGATTATATGATGAAAAGACTTGTAGATGATATGTTGAGCCGCATCCAATCCGAGCGATACGAAGACATTCGAACTGGGTTTTTCGAGAAGTGGGTGGAGTCGGTGTTGGAGTCGAAGTCTACCTGGGGTGTTGGAGGGTGTGCAGCGGCGTCCTTTACGTCATTGGTATCGGATCCCAATTTATAG
- a CDS encoding uncharacterized protein (EggNog:ENOG503NU3S; COG:G) → MSSEKELNTITVVEESDSNPIESDLDYEKLSTIKGLDRAFDFCKGKEISYTEEEEKAVLKKIDRYVMPLLFSLYFIQFCDKVSLGYAVLMGIEEDTHLNTATQEYSWVSSIFYAGYIAFEFPTAYFLTKLPIVKFLTFNILGWGIIITCTCAAHSYAGMLVLRFLLGAFECVITPAIVLIVSMWYKRSEQARRLGFLLSANGISTLLTSPLAFGLSYVTNGAIASWKILYLIFGLSTLVLAGIFYWLFPENQLSAKFLTEDEKLIAIDRIRVNFSGVGSQNWKWYQFFEAFRDPRTYLYMFFALVENMANAGVTTFGNLIIKSFGFDSQHALLLSMPGGAVDFSAKIIFPWISDRLMDRSFPASICLGLAVVGGIMINAISTDHKVALLVGYYLISFCGAGWGLVMTMIGGGSLGSTKKSVVNTCQIVCYAAGNWVGPQLWRATEAPNYHTGKRLMCTFYGCAWLSLFVIRFVNVMENRRRDRLAAEGKIPPAAKDTEFLDLTDFEQLNFRYLL, encoded by the coding sequence ATGTCTTCTGAAAAAGAACTTAACACCATCACCGTGGTCGAAGAATCCGACTCCAATCCCATAGAGCTGGACTTGGACTATGAAAAATTGAGTACCATCAAAGGTCTCGACAGAGCGTTTGATTTCTGCAAGGGGAAAGAAATCTCTTATacggaagaagaagagaaggccgtattgaagaaaatcgaTCGGTACGTGATGCCCTTGCTTTTCCTGCTTTATTTCATCCAGTTTTGTGACAAAGTCAGTTTAGGTTATGCGGTGCTTATGGGTATCGAAGAAGATACTCATTTGAACACCGCTACCCAAGAATATTCCTGGGTGTCCTCGATCTTTTATGCTGGTTATATTGCTTTCGAGTTCCCCACTGCCTACTTTCTTACCAAATTGCCGATTGTCAAATTCCTCACCTTCAACATTCTTGGTTGGggtatcatcatcacctgTACTTGTGCAGCCCATAGTTATGCGGGAATGCTTGTTCTTCGGTTTTTGCTTGGGGCGTTTGAGTGTGTCATTACCCCTGCTATTGTGTTGATCGTCAGTATGTGGTACAAGCGGTCCGAACAGGCCAGAAGATTGGGATTCCTTTTGTCTGCCAATGGTATCTCGACGCTTTTGACCTCTCCACTTGCATTTGGATTGTCATATGTGACTAATGGGGCCATTGCCTCGTGGAAGATCCTCTACCTTATTTTCGGGTTGCTGACGCTTGTGTTGGCGGGGATCTTCTATTGGTTGTTCCCAGAGAATCAGTTGAGtgccaagttcttgaccGAAGACGAAAAGCTCATCGCTATTGACAGAATTAGAGTTAACTTCCTGGGAGTTGGATCTCAAAATTGGAAATGGTatcaattttttgaagCCTTCAGGGACCCCAGAACCTATTTGTACATGTTTTTTGCTCTTGTAGAAAACATGGCCAATGCCGGGGTGACAACTTTCGGTAACCTtatcatcaagtcttttggATTCGATAGCCAGCATGcgttgttgttgtcgaTGCCCGGTGGAGCCGTTGATTTCAGtgccaaaatcatctttcCTTGGATATCTGACCGGTTGATGGACAGAAGTTTCCCGGCCAGTATTTGCTTAGGACTTGCTGTGGTGGGAGGAATCATGATCAATGCCATCAGCACCGACCATAAGGTGGCACTTTTGGTGGGTTACTACTTGATTTCCTTCTGTGGTGCTGGTTGggggttggtgatgaccATGATTGGTGGTGGGTCGCTTGGGTCCACCAAGAAGAGTGTGGTGAACACCTGCCAGATCGTGTGCTACGCGGCAGGTAACTGGGTGGGACCCCAGCTCTGGAGAGCCACCGAGGCTCCCAACTATCACACTGGTAAGAGACTTATGTGTACATTCTATGGGTGTGCGTGGTTGAGTTTATTTGTGATCAGATTTGTGAATGTTATGGAGAACCGTCGGAGAGACAGGCTTGCAGCGGAGGGTAAGATTCCCCCAGCAGCCAAGGATACCgagttcttggacttgactGATTTCGAGCAGCTTAATTTTAGATATCTTCTTTAA
- the HSR1 gene encoding transcription factor Hsr1 (EggNog:ENOG50KOG0627; COG:K), which yields MSESPDTSAASPGPSTTTRSSDRSAPPPTTASTRSPPPNDVYSSTPNSNTNPTTSPSPPSSPRPITVKKNAFVPKLYSMLSDPNLSSLIWWNENNEQKNTFNLLPGQDFSKVLTNYFKHGNIASFVRQLHMYGFHKVNDNNTDNSVWEFKHSSGKFRKDDEDSLVYIKRRSSSNTKNGQPPAASHAPDHGMVYQQPAVYPYYYNEYMVPVQYVPYNVNYPAVYSPQYQMVQPPVYYGAPQGSHQAPVHQVPPRAYSDPQPAVGVQMLVPGAAPTRPEMAEPMPRTAHTSPKAIYHRPSNTSPHTVSTTPHSQQLHSQHSHPHSQLSHQHQHQHQHQHQHHPGSSPKYAKSSARASPTPGIQQYNPLQFRKIWDSHNGSDQRRQRNPSLLYDPLAPAPAPAPAPASQPPSHQTFTPPAQFPPPGQFTPIQTQPHTAMSLPITLPSLARTNSNSRDFPRSVPTQSSISDRFRPSLVEMYKFHDSISTSTNNSIFSNSSSISSIASQRDNSIGSIVIPSKSLTPPPPVSHKMTAYSPITRSASSSNLPVHKVTINSLLKERDESKRRKLNDD from the coding sequence ATGAGCGAGTCTCCCGATACTTCTGCCGCCAGCCCCGGCCCCCTGACCACCACACGGTCGTCAGATCGCCTGGCGCCGCCGCCCACCACGGCTAGCACCCGCCTGCCTCCTCCAAATGATGTATACTCATCCACCCCCAACTCAAATACAAATCCCACCACCAGTCCCAGCCCGCCGTCCAGCCCCCGGCCCATAACCGTGAAGAAAAACGCTTTTGTCCCCAAGCTCTACTCGATGCTCTCGGATCCCAACCTTTCTCTGCTCATCTGGTGGAACGAAAATAACGAGCAGAAGAACACCTTTAATCTTTTACCAGGCCAGGATTTCAGCAAGGTTCTCACCAACTACTTCAAGCACGGTAACATCGCGAGTTTTGTGCGCCAGCTCCACATGTATGGTTTCCACAAAGTCAACGATAATAATACCGATAACTCTGTGTGGGAATTCAAGCACAGCTCTGGAAAGTTTCgcaaagatgatgaagatagCTTGGTGTACATcaagagaagaagcagttccaacaccaagaacGGCCAGCCGCCGGCGGCAAGCCACGCGCCAGATCATGGCATGGTTTATCAGCAGCCGGCGGTGTATCCATATTATTATAATGAGTATATGGTGCCGGTGCAATACGTTCCTTATAATGTCAACTATCCGGCGGTGTATTCTCCGCAGTACCAGATGGTACAGCCACCGGTGTACTACGGAGCGCCCCAGGGGAGCCACCAGGCCCCGGTGCACCAGGTGCCACCCAGGGCGTACCTGGACCCCCAGCCCGCGGTAGGGGTCCAGATGCTCGTGCCAGGCGCGGCCCCCACAAGGCCAGAAATGGCCGAGCCGATGCCTCGTACCGCGCACACGTCTCCCAAGGCCATCTACCACCGGCCCTCCAACACCCTGCCGCACACGGTACTGACCACCCCCCATCTGCAGCAGCTCCATCTGCAGCACCTGCACCCGCATTCACAACTTCtgcaccagcaccagcaccagcaccagcaccagcaccagcaccacccCGGTTCATCGCCTAAGTACGCCAAGTCGTCCGCCAGAGCTTCACCAACCCCCGGCATCCAACAGTACAACCCTCTCCAGTTTCGCAAGATCTGGGACTCGCACAACGGCAGCGACCAGCGCCGCCAGCGCAACCCATCGCTTCTCTACGACCCGTTGGCCCCCGCTCCCGCCCCGGCTCCCGCCCCAGCATCTCAACCACCACTGCACCAGACCTTCACACCCCCAGCACAATTCCCTCCTCCAGGCCAGTTTACACCCATACAAACCCAACCACACACGGCCATGTCGCTCCCCATCACCCTCCCATCTCTCGCTAGgaccaactccaactcgCGCGACTTCCCACGAAGCGTGCCAACACAGCTGTCCATTAGTGATCGGTTCAGGCCTtcgttggtggaaatgtaCAAGTTTCACGATCTGATCTCGACCTCCACCAATAACTCCATCTTTTCTAACTCCTCGTCAATCTCATCCATTGCCCTGCAAAGAGATAACTCAATTGGTCTGATTGTAATTCCCAGCAAGCTGTtgactccaccaccaccggtGTCCCATAAGATGACTGCCTACTCCCCCATCACCCGGAGTGCTAGTTCAAGCAACCTTCCTGTACACAAAGTTACCATCAACtcattgttgaaagaaagagaCGAATCGAAGAGAAGAAAGCTTAATGACGATTAG
- the PUT2 gene encoding 1-pyrroline-5-carboxylate dehydrogenase (COG:E; EggNog:ENOG503NWNB), with translation MNCFRLTSIRCASQLAFSKVPKTLTNEPVKEFAKAHSQDWTALQASISKLSQPIDIPLVVNGQKIYKTQTVPFVNPANHKHTLAHVSQAEESDVLAAIAGAKAAKAEWMNTPWTDRAAIFLKAADLISTKYRTDMLAATMLGQGKNVYQAEIDSVAELIDFFKFNVKYAEELYSQQPIESSPGVWNRAEYRPLEGFVYAVTPFNFTAIAANLVGAPALMGNTVVWKPSATAALSNYLLLNILEEAGLPAGVVNFIPGNPQQITDLVVEDEAFSALHFTGSTQVFKDLYVKISQNVAADKYRDFPRIVGETGGKNFHLIDGSAAVEHAALSTLRGAFEYQGQKCSATSRGYVAESVWSEFCDKLVSAMETISVGDATAELNAFMGPVIHEQSFDKLAGAIDQAKTDPELEVLAGGEYNKSKGFFVKPTLVKTSNPNHEFMSREFFGPVLTCYVYPDGELESVMESIDTVSKYGLTGAVFARDRKVLRLAEEKLRYAAGNFYVNDKSTGAVVGQQWFGGARMSGTNDKAGSGNILNRFVSVRNIKENFYELKEYEYPSNK, from the coding sequence ATGAATTGTTTTAGACTCACGTCCATCCGGTGTGCTTCACAACTCGCCTTCAGTAAAGTCCCCAAGACGCTCACCAATGAGCCCGTCAAGGAGTTTGCCAAGGCTCACTCCCAAGACTGGACTGCGTTGCAAGCTTCGATCTCCAAATTATCGCAGCCAATTGACATTCCCTTGGTGGTAAATGGCCAAAAGATCTATAAAACACAAACGGTACCCTTTGTGAACCCTGCCAACCACAAGCACACGTTGGCCCATGTGTCACAGGCGGAAGAGCTGGATGTTTTAGCTGCTATAGCCGGTGCAAAGGCTGCTAAAGCCGAATGGATGAACACTCCATGGACCGACAGAGCCGCCATTTTTCTCAAGGCCGCCGATTTGATATCCACCAAGTACAGAACCGATATGTTGGCCGCCACCATGTTGGGACAAGGTAAAAACGTCTATCAGGCGGAAATCGATAGTGTGGCCgaactcattgatttcttcaagtttaaCGTCAAATACGCCGAAGAGTTGTACAGTCAACAGCCCATCGAGTCGAGTCCTGGTGTATGGAATCGTGCCGAGTACCGTCCGTTGGAAGGGTTTGTTTACGCGGTCACTCCCTTCAACTTCACTGCCATTGCTGCGAATTTGGTCGGTGCTCCTGCTCTTATGGGGAACACCGTGGTGTGGAAACCATCGGCCACGGCGGCATTGTCGAACTatttattgttgaatatcttggaagaagcagGTTTGCCGGCTGGAGTGGTGAACTTCATTCCTGGGAACCCCCAACAAATCACcgatttggtggtggaagatgaagcGTTTTCAGCATTACACTTTACCGGATCCACCCAGGTGTTCAAGGACTTATACGTAAAGATTTCTCAGAATGTGGCTGCTGACAAGTACAGAGATTTCCCCAGAATTGTGGGGGAAACGGGAGGAAAGAACTTTCATTTGATTGATGGTTCTGCGGCGGTGGAACACGCTGCTTTGTCCACCTTAAGAGGGGCGTTCGAGTACCAGGGTCAAAAATGTTCGGCTACCTCAAGGGGTTACGTGGCGGAGTCTGTATGGAGCGAGTTCTGCGACAAATTGGTGTCAGCAATGGAAACCATCAGTGTAGGCGATGCCACTGCTGAATTGAATGCTTTTATGGGTCCTGTGATCCACGAACAGCTGTTCGACAAGTTGGCGGGTGCCATTGATCAGGCGAAGACCGACCCAGAGTTGGAGGTGCTTGCGGGAGGTGAATACAACAAGTCTAAGGGTTTCTTTGTGAAGCCAACGTTGGTTAAGACTTCGAATCCTAACCATGAGTTTATGTCGAGAGAGTTTTTCGGGCCTGTTTTAACATGCTACGTGTATCCCGACGGAGAGCTCGAGTCGGTCATGGAGTCTATTGATACGGTTTCCAAATATGGGTTGACAGGAGCTGTTTTCGCTAGAGACAGAAAGGTGTTGCGGTTGGCAGAAGAGAAGTTGAGGTACGCGGCCGGTAACTTTTACGTGAATGATAAGTCTACCGGGGCGGTGGTGGGCCAGCAGTGGTTCGGGGGTGCCAGGATGTCGGGTACCAACGATAAGGCAGGTTCTGGAAACATATTGAACCGGTTTGTGTCTGTGAGAAACATCAAGGAGAACTTCtatgagttgaaggagtaTGAATATCCTTCTAATAAATAG
- the GOT1 gene encoding Golgi Transport (EggNog:ENOG503P422; COG:P), which produces MIWLSDRQKYGVGFTTFGVILFLLGILTFFDSGLLAFGNILFVIGIILIIGPQRTVTFFTRPTKIRGTVCFGIGILLILMKWSFLGFIIESFGILGLFGDFFGTIVQFLRSIPYIGDLLSHPLVGPTIDRVAGINTLPV; this is translated from the exons ATGATTTGGTTGTCGGATAGACAGA AGTACGGGGTGGGGTTCACCACCTTTGGTGTCATCTTGTTTCTCCTTGGAATCTTGACGTTTTTTGATTCGGGATTGTTGGCGTTTGGAAACATCTTGTTTGTGATCGGAATCATCTTGATCATTGGACCACAACGGACCGTGACGTTCTTCACGAGGCCCACAAAGATAAGAGGAACCGTGTGTTTCGGGATCGGgatcttgttgattcttATGAAATGGTCGTTTTTGGGATTTATCATTGAAAGTTTCGGAATCCTTGGATTGTTTGGGGATTTCTTTGGGACGATTGTGCAGTTCTTGCGGTCAATTCCTTACATTGGCGACTTGTTGAGCCACCCGTTAGTGGGGCCCACCATTGACCGGGTGGCAGGTATCAACACCCTTCctgtttga